Proteins from a genomic interval of Candidatus Rubidus massiliensis:
- the gsiA_1 gene encoding Glutathione import ATP-binding protein GsiA, translating into MFAISIFVYSDEKRSAFKNHKFKVAMSEILKVKNIKKYFPITEGLFKKVINTVKAVDGITFSIKTGEVLGLVGESGSGKSTLGRLAIKLLEPTSGQVFFEELDLAQISTSELKKMRKSFQIIFQDPYSSLNPRKMVLESIGEGLIYHKIVNNEEEKKKKVAEILQLIGLNEEIMFRYPHQLSGGQQQRVCIGRAISLHPKLVICDEALSALDVSVQAQVINLLKDLKERLSLSYLFISHDLSVVRYICDRVLILYLGKIMEEGPTKQIFANPQHPYTIALLSAAPKENFGDKKQRIILKGEIPSPMNPPSGCPFRTRCPLAQPICAESIPKQKVNEDHFYWCVIPPNEEKKLNLRDEYAK; encoded by the coding sequence ATGTTTGCTATATCTATTTTTGTATATTCCGATGAAAAAAGGTCTGCATTCAAAAACCATAAGTTTAAGGTTGCTATGTCCGAAATTTTGAAAGTGAAAAATATAAAAAAATATTTTCCCATAACTGAAGGCTTATTCAAAAAAGTGATTAATACGGTAAAAGCTGTCGATGGCATTACTTTTAGTATCAAAACGGGGGAAGTATTAGGTCTTGTGGGAGAATCGGGTTCTGGAAAAAGTACACTTGGTAGATTAGCTATAAAGTTATTGGAACCTACCAGCGGCCAAGTCTTTTTCGAAGAGCTAGATTTAGCGCAAATATCAACTTCTGAATTAAAGAAAATGCGCAAATCTTTTCAAATTATTTTTCAGGATCCATACTCTTCTTTAAATCCCAGAAAAATGGTTTTAGAAAGCATTGGAGAGGGACTTATTTACCATAAGATAGTTAATAATGAAGAGGAGAAGAAAAAAAAGGTAGCAGAAATTTTGCAACTTATAGGCTTAAATGAAGAAATTATGTTTCGCTATCCTCATCAATTATCGGGGGGACAGCAACAAAGGGTATGTATAGGCAGAGCTATTTCTTTACATCCAAAACTTGTGATTTGCGATGAAGCTCTTTCAGCTCTTGATGTTTCTGTGCAAGCACAAGTGATAAATTTGTTAAAAGATTTAAAAGAGCGTTTATCTTTAAGTTATCTATTTATTTCCCATGATTTATCAGTGGTTAGATATATTTGTGATCGAGTGCTCATCTTATACCTTGGAAAAATAATGGAGGAAGGACCAACAAAACAAATATTTGCTAATCCTCAACACCCCTATACCATTGCTTTGCTGTCAGCCGCTCCAAAAGAAAATTTTGGAGATAAGAAGCAAAGGATTATTTTGAAAGGAGAAATTCCATCTCCTATGAATCCTCCAAGCGGTTGCCCTTTTCGAACAAGATGTCCCTTAGCTCAACCCATTTGTGCCGAAAGTATACCTAAACAAAAAGTGAATGAAGATCATTTTTACTGGTGTGTCATACCACCAAACGAAGAAAAAAAGCTTAATTTAAGGGATGAATATGCAAAATAA
- a CDS encoding lysyl-tRNA synthetase, producing the protein METLQASSPKQKNRHNNVSFEDKKTYIAELVRCYGSSSSIALFDPRNELFQIANVKGVIGYRNEMGCAVVYGDPVCAPEDLPRLTYAFHEYCKLHNRKVVYVTATKKFSEWAMLNVCKGLIEFGEELISDPFHDPSEGKEGRMLRKKMNHAMREGAVVKEYITPNLELEKKMEEAAQNWLKARQGPQIYLSQVQVFNPKVGKRWFYATHQNTIVGVLVLNELQANQGWLVNLLMATPEAPHGTSELLIMSAMQTLKNEGCHVLSFGAVPTDELGIIKGMGNLSSKIARNSFKAAMWFFSIKGRRVYWEKFHPVSDPSYILFCGNHVGLREIFGVMKAMNVGM; encoded by the coding sequence ATGGAAACATTACAAGCTTCTTCACCGAAACAAAAAAACCGACACAATAATGTAAGTTTTGAAGATAAAAAAACCTATATTGCAGAATTAGTTCGTTGCTATGGAAGTTCCAGTTCAATCGCTTTGTTTGATCCTCGTAATGAATTATTTCAAATTGCTAATGTCAAAGGTGTTATAGGTTATCGCAACGAAATGGGCTGTGCTGTTGTTTATGGCGATCCCGTATGCGCTCCTGAAGATTTACCAAGATTAACTTATGCTTTCCACGAATATTGCAAATTGCATAATCGCAAAGTCGTCTATGTAACTGCCACCAAAAAATTTTCTGAGTGGGCTATGCTAAATGTTTGCAAAGGACTTATTGAATTTGGTGAAGAATTAATATCTGATCCCTTTCATGATCCAAGTGAAGGGAAAGAAGGAAGAATGCTTCGAAAAAAAATGAATCATGCTATGCGTGAAGGTGCTGTTGTAAAAGAGTATATCACACCAAATTTAGAGTTGGAAAAAAAGATGGAGGAAGCGGCTCAAAATTGGCTAAAAGCAAGACAGGGCCCTCAAATCTATTTATCACAAGTACAAGTGTTTAATCCAAAAGTTGGCAAAAGATGGTTCTATGCAACACATCAAAATACCATTGTTGGCGTATTAGTCTTAAATGAATTACAAGCAAATCAAGGTTGGCTTGTGAATTTGTTAATGGCAACACCTGAAGCCCCACATGGGACATCAGAATTATTAATAATGAGCGCTATGCAGACACTTAAAAACGAGGGATGCCACGTCTTAAGTTTTGGAGCTGTACCAACCGATGAACTCGGCATCATTAAAGGTATGGGTAATTTATCTTCTAAAATCGCGCGCAATTCATTCAAAGCGGCTATGTGGTTTTTTTCGATTAAAGGAAGAAGAGTATATTGGGAAAAGTTTCATCCTGTTAGCGATCCCTCCTATATTTTATTTTGTGGAAATCATGTAGGTTTAAGAGAAATTTTTGGCGTCATGAAAGCAATGAACGTTGGCATGTAA
- a CDS encoding Ankyrin repeats (3 copies) yields MTSISDLSKHHCCDVFQDFNSKSNFPNKPFNVHLKKKTANDKKLEQLIIQKLNNKNFDPSVEDNLLFQWACAHNKKELVGRLLEHPKVDPLANDSMGFRKAAEKGHIEIVEILLKDKRILPNAKDDYAILWASIKGHTQVVSLLLKNPLVNPASRQSAALCFASENGQKRIVQMLLEDKRSDPTAREFYAIKAAKRGGYKKIVKLIESFLNDQSIKISF; encoded by the coding sequence ATGACATCTATTTCAGACTTATCTAAACATCATTGTTGCGATGTATTTCAAGACTTTAACTCCAAAAGCAATTTTCCAAATAAACCATTTAATGTACACCTTAAAAAAAAGACTGCTAATGATAAAAAATTAGAACAATTAATCATTCAAAAACTAAACAATAAAAATTTTGACCCTTCCGTTGAAGATAATTTGTTGTTTCAATGGGCTTGTGCCCATAATAAAAAAGAGTTAGTGGGGCGCTTGTTAGAACATCCAAAAGTTGATCCATTGGCGAATGATAGCATGGGATTTAGAAAAGCGGCCGAAAAAGGTCATATCGAGATTGTAGAAATACTACTCAAAGACAAAAGAATTCTTCCTAATGCTAAAGATGATTATGCTATCCTTTGGGCATCCATTAAAGGACATACACAAGTTGTTAGTCTTCTTTTAAAGAATCCTTTAGTCAATCCGGCTTCCCGCCAATCAGCCGCATTATGCTTTGCAAGCGAAAACGGTCAAAAAAGAATTGTTCAAATGCTTTTGGAAGATAAACGTTCCGATCCAACCGCTAGAGAATTTTATGCTATTAAAGCTGCAAAAAGAGGCGGTTATAAAAAAATTGTTAAGCTCATTGAATCTTTCCTAAACGATCAATCGATTAAAATTAGCTTTTAG
- the pitA_2 gene encoding Low-affinity inorganic phosphate transporter 1 translates to MNEIFLFALILVAGFYMAWNIGANDVANAIGTSVGSGALKLKQAVIMAAILEFCGAFFFGSHVSDTIQNGIVDPSIFVNQPNSFVLGMLSSLIAAGVWLQIASYFGWPVSATHAIVGAVVGFGAIVGGIDAIFWKNVAYIGSSWMLSPILGGLISYSLFSLLRRYIFFTTDPIAAVKRFAPVIVFFVVAILSFIMLHSIFKDTFVNFSIYQIIGLVFCCGFIGSAISYLLIKDIKIAPNVPLTSQEGVIEALNKAKNQLEKARQIGENQTSIQIERLMENINTMTHSLKISYKSKSLAENKIETIFGYLQVMSAALMAFAHGANDVANSIGPLSAAITVLSTQKISAAETPVPIWALALGGFGIVIGLSTWGWKVIETIGKKITELTPSRGFSAEFGAALTVVLASGLGLPISTTHTLVGSVIGVGLARGIEALNLGMTRDILISWFVTVPAGAILAVISYYLLSFVF, encoded by the coding sequence ATGAATGAGATCTTTTTATTTGCATTAATTTTAGTAGCAGGCTTTTACATGGCATGGAACATTGGCGCTAATGATGTAGCCAATGCCATTGGAACTTCTGTAGGATCTGGTGCCTTAAAATTAAAGCAAGCTGTTATTATGGCGGCAATTCTTGAATTTTGCGGCGCTTTCTTTTTCGGCTCGCATGTGTCAGATACAATTCAAAATGGAATTGTTGATCCATCTATTTTTGTAAATCAACCCAATAGTTTTGTTTTAGGCATGCTTTCTTCTCTGATTGCAGCAGGAGTTTGGTTACAAATTGCTTCTTATTTTGGATGGCCAGTTTCCGCTACACACGCAATAGTTGGTGCTGTCGTTGGATTTGGTGCGATCGTTGGGGGTATAGATGCAATTTTTTGGAAAAATGTGGCATATATAGGAAGCAGTTGGATGTTATCCCCAATTCTTGGTGGATTAATTTCTTATTCTCTTTTTTCTCTTTTAAGACGCTATATATTTTTCACTACCGATCCAATTGCGGCTGTTAAGCGATTTGCTCCCGTCATTGTATTTTTTGTGGTAGCTATTTTGTCATTTATTATGCTTCATAGCATATTTAAAGATACATTTGTAAATTTTTCCATTTATCAAATAATCGGGCTTGTATTTTGTTGCGGTTTTATTGGAAGTGCTATCTCCTACCTATTAATTAAGGATATAAAAATAGCTCCAAATGTTCCTCTAACTTCTCAAGAAGGGGTTATCGAAGCTCTTAATAAAGCTAAAAATCAACTCGAAAAGGCTCGACAAATTGGAGAAAATCAAACCTCTATCCAAATAGAACGTTTGATGGAAAATATAAACACGATGACTCATTCTTTAAAAATTAGTTATAAATCCAAATCATTAGCAGAAAATAAAATTGAAACAATTTTTGGCTATTTACAAGTGATGAGCGCAGCCTTGATGGCCTTTGCTCATGGGGCTAATGATGTTGCCAATTCTATTGGCCCACTATCTGCTGCAATAACCGTTTTATCTACACAAAAAATTTCAGCCGCTGAAACTCCCGTTCCTATCTGGGCTTTAGCACTCGGTGGTTTTGGGATTGTAATAGGGCTGTCAACTTGGGGCTGGAAAGTCATTGAAACAATAGGAAAAAAAATAACTGAACTTACCCCGTCGCGCGGTTTTAGTGCTGAATTTGGTGCTGCTCTAACTGTTGTTTTAGCTTCAGGTTTAGGTCTTCCTATATCAACTACTCACACTCTTGTGGGATCTGTAATTGGTGTTGGCTTAGCAAGGGGTATTGAAGCCTTAAATTTAGGTATGACACGTGATATTTTAATTTCATGGTTTGTAACAGTCCCTGCCGGAGCTATTTTAGCAGTCATTTCATATTATCTACTTTCTTTTGTTTTTTAA
- the oppD_1 gene encoding Stage 0 sporulation protein KD: MANPLLNVENLTVKIILDTSVLTVVEDLSFQLFQGKTLGIVGESGSGKTMTALSLMKIFPNYPTFQLNGKIVYNNQNLVDLKEKEMRKIRGSRIGMIFQNPSTALNPVYTIGNQLMEVAELHLNLFGEQAEAKAIQALQEVGISAAKERLNDYPHQLSGGMKQRVMIAMALMCEPDILIADEPTTALDVTIQAQVLQLMKDLQKKKNMAILLITHDIGVIAEMADDVIVMYAAKDMEKGKVADIFNNTAHPYTKGLFDSKPKIGQETIVPIKGNIPSPSHFPDGCHFHPRCPFCMEKCKRGEIANFFLSDDHYARCVLYDQSVESCEKLQQRTIKTIPH, encoded by the coding sequence ATGGCTAATCCTTTGCTTAACGTAGAAAATTTGACAGTGAAAATCATACTTGACACGAGTGTTTTAACTGTAGTTGAAGATTTGAGCTTTCAATTATTTCAAGGTAAAACGCTCGGTATAGTTGGAGAATCTGGAAGTGGCAAAACCATGACAGCCCTATCATTAATGAAAATTTTCCCTAACTATCCGACTTTTCAATTAAACGGAAAAATTGTTTATAATAATCAAAACTTGGTCGATTTAAAAGAAAAAGAAATGAGGAAAATTCGGGGTTCTCGCATTGGTATGATTTTTCAAAACCCAAGTACGGCTTTAAATCCTGTCTATACCATTGGCAATCAACTGATGGAAGTGGCAGAACTTCATCTTAATTTATTTGGAGAACAAGCGGAAGCAAAAGCTATTCAAGCCTTACAAGAAGTTGGTATTTCGGCAGCAAAAGAGCGCCTTAATGACTACCCGCATCAACTATCTGGAGGAATGAAACAACGAGTGATGATTGCGATGGCTCTCATGTGTGAGCCTGATATTTTAATAGCTGATGAACCAACAACTGCCCTTGATGTTACTATCCAAGCGCAAGTTTTACAACTAATGAAAGATTTGCAAAAGAAAAAAAACATGGCCATTTTGTTAATAACGCATGATATTGGAGTTATTGCAGAAATGGCAGACGATGTCATTGTGATGTATGCCGCTAAAGATATGGAGAAAGGTAAAGTTGCCGATATTTTTAATAATACAGCCCACCCTTATACTAAAGGTCTTTTTGATTCAAAACCAAAGATTGGGCAGGAGACAATTGTCCCAATTAAAGGGAATATCCCATCACCTAGTCACTTCCCAGATGGTTGTCATTTTCACCCACGCTGTCCTTTTTGTATGGAAAAATGTAAACGTGGGGAAATTGCCAATTTTTTCTTAAGTGATGATCATTATGCTCGATGTGTCTTATATGATCAAAGTGTTGAAAGTTGTGAAAAACTACAACAAAGAACGATAAAAACTATTCCTCATTAG
- the ydfG gene encoding NADP-dependent 3-hydroxy acid dehydrogenase YdfG: MQNNTVLITGASSGFGLETAKLFAKQGARLILLARRLDRLNKLALELQEKYQTQCLSLAVDITDYSKVEEEFKKVQSFGYPDILINNAGLVKGLNKLWETPPSDWDVMIDTNVKGILTMCRLLIPEMLKKKTAQIINIGSTSGHDTYPGGSVYCSTKFAVRALSDTLRKELIETNIRVSLISPGMAKTEFSDIRFDGDKEKAEKVYEGVVPLTAEDIAEAILFVATRPEHVNIADIVIYPKAQASATMIYRK, translated from the coding sequence ATGCAAAATAATACAGTTTTAATAACCGGAGCAAGTTCTGGATTTGGTCTTGAAACAGCTAAATTATTCGCTAAACAAGGAGCCCGTTTAATATTGTTAGCAAGGAGACTAGATCGGTTAAACAAACTTGCGTTAGAACTACAGGAAAAATACCAAACGCAATGTTTATCTTTAGCAGTTGATATTACAGACTATAGCAAAGTGGAAGAGGAATTCAAAAAAGTGCAAAGTTTTGGTTATCCTGATATTTTAATTAATAATGCAGGCCTAGTCAAAGGTTTGAATAAGTTATGGGAAACACCACCTTCTGATTGGGATGTAATGATCGACACCAATGTAAAGGGAATTTTAACCATGTGTCGTTTACTCATTCCCGAAATGTTGAAGAAAAAAACGGCTCAAATCATCAATATTGGCAGTACATCCGGACACGACACATATCCAGGTGGCTCGGTTTATTGCTCTACCAAATTTGCCGTCAGAGCGTTAAGCGATACTTTACGAAAAGAATTAATCGAAACGAATATTCGTGTCTCTTTAATATCTCCTGGAATGGCAAAAACTGAATTTAGCGACATTCGTTTTGATGGAGATAAAGAAAAAGCTGAAAAAGTATATGAAGGGGTTGTTCCTTTAACGGCAGAAGATATTGCAGAAGCCATTTTATTTGTAGCGACAAGACCTGAACATGTAAATATTGCAGATATAGTGATTTATCCTAAAGCGCAGGCGTCTGCCACAATGATTTATCGTAAGTAG
- a CDS encoding hypothetical protein (Phosphate transport regulator (distant homolog of PhoU)) has protein sequence MFKTLSNLFGRSPFSALLTHMELVENSVLLLKDLFQALGQEDFAKVEEIATKIAEFEHAADLTKNDIRNQLTKNIYIPMEKSQVLDILTIQDSLADRAEDIGVLLSIKPLPLPAFFKETFELFLAKNLETFKITCLIMKEMHELLDFSFGGVEAEKVRVMVEDVAYREHEVDLIQRKLLKILFQNEDQMSYGTFFLWQKICSAIGSISNLSENLAYRIRMTLELKK, from the coding sequence ATGTTTAAAACACTTTCTAATCTTTTTGGTCGCTCCCCTTTTTCAGCTCTGTTAACTCACATGGAGCTAGTGGAAAATAGTGTGTTATTATTAAAAGACTTATTTCAAGCACTAGGACAAGAAGATTTCGCTAAAGTTGAAGAAATAGCGACAAAAATTGCTGAATTTGAACACGCAGCTGATCTTACGAAAAATGATATTCGCAACCAATTAACAAAAAACATTTATATTCCAATGGAAAAAAGTCAGGTGCTTGATATTTTGACGATTCAAGACTCCTTAGCTGATCGTGCAGAAGATATAGGTGTACTTCTATCCATTAAACCATTGCCACTTCCCGCATTTTTTAAAGAAACGTTTGAATTATTTCTAGCAAAAAATTTAGAAACATTCAAAATTACCTGTCTCATTATGAAAGAAATGCATGAACTGCTTGATTTTTCATTTGGAGGTGTAGAAGCGGAAAAAGTACGAGTAATGGTAGAAGATGTCGCCTATAGAGAACATGAAGTTGATTTAATCCAAAGAAAATTACTTAAAATATTATTTCAGAACGAAGATCAAATGTCTTACGGAACTTTTTTTCTTTGGCAAAAAATTTGTTCTGCCATCGGTTCGATTTCTAATCTTTCTGAAAATTTAGCTTACCGTATAAGAATGACTTTAGAACTTAAAAAATAG